One Chryseobacterium indoltheticum DNA segment encodes these proteins:
- a CDS encoding alpha-ketoglutarate-dependent dioxygenase AlkB family protein, producing MNLFDDIQDFPINILPKDGTAEYYGKIFSDAECEKYYQYLLNQIPWENDEAVIFGKLIYTKRKVAWFGEKIFEYTYSNRTKYAKLWTPELLALKQKCEEASGETYNSCLLNLYHDGSEGMAYHSDGEKDLKKHGAIASLTFGAERKFSFKHKISNERIDISLENGSLLVMKGITQENWLHRLPPTTKVKTPRVNLTFRTIEE from the coding sequence ATGAATTTATTCGACGACATACAAGATTTCCCAATCAACATCCTTCCCAAAGACGGCACTGCAGAATATTACGGAAAGATTTTTTCCGATGCTGAATGTGAGAAATATTATCAATATTTACTTAATCAGATTCCGTGGGAAAATGATGAAGCGGTTATTTTTGGAAAACTGATTTATACCAAAAGAAAAGTTGCCTGGTTTGGTGAAAAAATCTTTGAATACACCTATTCAAACCGCACGAAATATGCAAAACTCTGGACTCCCGAATTATTAGCCTTAAAACAAAAATGTGAAGAAGCTTCAGGAGAAACTTACAATTCATGTCTTTTGAATTTGTATCACGACGGAAGTGAAGGAATGGCGTATCACAGCGACGGTGAAAAAGATTTGAAGAAACACGGAGCAATCGCATCGTTGACTTTCGGAGCGGAGAGAAAGTTTTCTTTCAAGCATAAAATTTCTAATGAAAGAATTGACATTTCATTGGAGAACGGAAGTTTGTTGGTGATGAAAGGAATAACGCAGGAAAATTGGCTGCATCGACTTCCACCAACGACAAAAGTAAAAACTCCAAGAGTAAATCTGACTTTTAGAACTATTGAGGAATAA
- a CDS encoding bifunctional helix-turn-helix domain-containing protein/methylated-DNA--[protein]-cysteine S-methyltransferase, whose amino-acid sequence MFTQDEIDYQRIAKAIEFIQSNFKLQPNLDEVAGKVNLSPAHFQRIFTDWAGTSPKRFLQFISLEHAKSLLKEEKATLFDAALETGLSSTSRLHDLFVKIEGMSPAEYKNGGKNLHINYSFSESPFGKIITASTEKGICYMAFEEDKENALRDLHNKFPNASFFEKHDELQQNALSIFTKDWSKLNTIKLHLKGTDFQLKVWESLLTIPMGKLSTYGNLADKIGNPKASRAVGTAIGSNPVAFLIPCHRVIQSSGKIGGYMWGSDRKQMIIGWESSKVYLED is encoded by the coding sequence ATGTTCACACAAGACGAAATAGATTATCAGAGAATTGCCAAAGCAATAGAATTTATTCAGAGCAATTTTAAGCTTCAGCCCAATTTGGATGAGGTTGCTGGAAAAGTAAATCTAAGTCCGGCACATTTTCAGAGAATATTTACAGATTGGGCAGGAACAAGTCCGAAAAGATTTTTACAGTTCATCAGTCTTGAACATGCAAAAAGTTTACTGAAAGAAGAAAAAGCCACGCTATTTGATGCTGCATTAGAGACCGGACTTTCAAGCACAAGCAGATTGCACGATTTGTTTGTGAAAATTGAAGGAATGTCGCCTGCAGAATATAAAAATGGCGGGAAAAATTTACATATCAATTATAGTTTTTCTGAAAGCCCATTTGGAAAAATAATCACAGCTTCCACCGAAAAAGGAATCTGTTATATGGCTTTCGAAGAAGATAAAGAAAATGCATTGAGAGATTTACACAATAAATTTCCCAATGCATCTTTTTTTGAAAAACATGATGAGCTTCAGCAAAATGCATTATCAATTTTTACAAAAGACTGGTCAAAGCTCAATACCATCAAGCTTCATTTAAAAGGAACCGATTTTCAACTCAAAGTCTGGGAAAGTTTATTAACGATTCCAATGGGGAAATTGTCAACTTATGGAAATTTAGCTGATAAAATAGGAAATCCAAAAGCTTCTCGGGCTGTCGGAACTGCCATTGGAAGCAATCCTGTTGCGTTTTTAATTCCTTGTCACCGTGTGATACAATCTTCAGGGAAAATTGGCGGTTATATGTGGGGAAGCGATAGAAAACAGATGATAATTGGTTGGGAAAGTTCGAAGGTTTATTTGGAAGATTAG
- the speB gene encoding agmatinase produces MKTYAGIPEENASLENSKVVLVTVPYDGTSTWGKGADKGPELFLDASENMELYDIETGTEPYLEGVYLAGEVSENSTPEAMTEAVYQKTKELLATDKLFTLFGGEHSVSIGSIRAVGEKFENLTVLQLDAHTDLRPEFHGSTSNHACAVFEANQKHNLVQVGIRSMDAEEVEYLPEGRVFFAHEIANNENWVNDVLEKVSGNVYITIDLDAFDPSIAPSTGTPEPGGLQWYPTLELLRKVFEKCNVVAFDIVELMDSAYSKPSAFLAAKLYYKMLAYYHINKD; encoded by the coding sequence ATGAAAACATACGCAGGAATTCCTGAAGAAAATGCTTCATTAGAAAATTCAAAAGTAGTTTTGGTAACAGTTCCTTACGATGGAACTTCAACTTGGGGAAAAGGTGCCGATAAAGGTCCTGAATTATTCCTTGATGCTTCTGAAAACATGGAGCTTTACGACATCGAAACAGGTACAGAACCTTATTTGGAGGGAGTTTATTTAGCTGGAGAAGTTTCTGAAAATTCTACGCCTGAAGCGATGACAGAAGCGGTTTATCAGAAAACAAAAGAGCTTTTGGCAACAGATAAATTGTTTACTCTTTTTGGTGGAGAACATTCAGTTTCTATCGGTTCGATTCGTGCAGTAGGAGAAAAATTTGAAAATCTTACCGTTTTACAATTAGATGCTCACACAGATTTACGTCCGGAATTCCATGGTTCTACTTCTAATCACGCTTGTGCGGTTTTTGAAGCGAATCAGAAACATAATTTAGTACAAGTGGGAATCCGTTCTATGGATGCTGAAGAAGTTGAATATTTACCGGAGGGAAGAGTGTTTTTCGCTCATGAAATTGCCAATAATGAAAACTGGGTGAATGATGTTTTAGAAAAAGTTTCAGGAAATGTTTATATTACGATTGATTTGGATGCTTTCGATCCGTCAATTGCTCCTTCAACAGGAACTCCGGAACCAGGCGGTTTGCAATGGTATCCAACATTAGAATTATTAAGAAAAGTTTTCGAAAAATGTAACGTTGTTGCTTTTGATATTGTTGAATTAATGGATTCTGCGTATTCAAAACCAAGTGCCTTTTTAGCAGCAAAACTATATTATAAAATGTTGGCATATTATCACATCAACAAAGACTAA
- a CDS encoding HAD family hydrolase, with protein sequence MSLKAVLFDMDGVIVDTEPLHRKAYFKTFNQLEIEVSEDLYTSFTGASTKRVCETLISEFNLSHTHEDITNIKRTHFKDYFYNDEEFDLIPGVRKLIEHYYENNIKLIVASSASMTTINMVFEKFGLEKYFNGKISGADLKESKPHPEIFQLAAKMANESIENCMVIEDSTNGILAAHRANIFCAAYKSFHSHNQDYSLANVVISDYSEIEVDKISKHF encoded by the coding sequence ATGTCCTTAAAAGCTGTGCTTTTCGATATGGATGGGGTAATTGTTGATACAGAACCTCTTCATAGAAAAGCTTATTTCAAAACATTCAACCAGCTAGAAATCGAGGTTTCTGAAGACCTTTATACTTCTTTTACAGGAGCTTCTACAAAAAGAGTTTGTGAAACTTTAATTTCTGAGTTTAATTTATCACACACTCACGAAGATATTACCAATATTAAAAGAACTCATTTTAAAGATTACTTTTACAACGATGAAGAATTTGATTTAATTCCAGGAGTAAGAAAGTTGATTGAGCATTATTACGAAAACAACATCAAATTAATTGTTGCTTCTTCGGCAAGTATGACCACTATTAATATGGTTTTTGAAAAGTTTGGTTTAGAAAAATATTTTAACGGAAAGATCAGCGGTGCAGATTTAAAAGAATCAAAACCTCATCCTGAAATTTTCCAGCTTGCAGCAAAAATGGCCAATGAATCTATTGAAAACTGTATGGTTATTGAAGATTCTACCAACGGAATCTTAGCAGCGCACCGAGCCAATATTTTTTGCGCAGCTTATAAAAGCTTCCATTCTCACAATCAGGATTATAGTTTAGCAAATGTTGTGATTTCAGATTATTCGGAAATCGAAGTTGATAAAATTTCTAAACATTTTTAA
- a CDS encoding type III PLP-dependent enzyme domain-containing protein: protein MKIKYSELIDQTLYFPTEEFNVSENNLSFHDIPLMEVVEKFGTPLKVSYLPKISQNIQKAKGWFKEAFEKIDYKKNYRYCYCTKSSHFKFVIEEALKNDISIETSSAYDMDIVKSLYTEGKVDKNIEVICNGFKTDDYLAKISDMINSGFENITPILDNYRELDKLTESIDTTFDIGIRIASEEEPKFEFYTSRLGIGYKDIIPYYSQKIAEHPNARLKMLHFFINTGIKDTAYYWNELYKCLRVYARLKKIAPEVNSLNIGGGFPIKTSLNFDYDYQYMVEEIVSQIKKFCEEEGVEEPNIYTEFGSFTVGESGANLYKIISQKRQNDREKWNMIDSSFMTTLPDTWAISRHFIMLPLNRWEDSYERVFLGGLTCDSDDYYNSEQHTNAIYLPVFSDTKPLYIGFFHTGAYQETIGGYGGVHHCLMPQPRHILIQKDENGEFQYEIFRERQEPEDILKLLGY from the coding sequence ATGAAAATAAAATACTCGGAACTTATTGATCAGACATTGTATTTTCCAACGGAAGAATTCAATGTTTCTGAGAACAATTTGTCTTTTCACGATATTCCTTTGATGGAAGTTGTTGAGAAGTTTGGAACGCCTCTTAAGGTAAGTTACCTCCCGAAGATTTCTCAAAATATTCAAAAAGCAAAAGGCTGGTTTAAGGAAGCTTTTGAGAAAATCGATTACAAAAAAAACTACAGATACTGCTACTGTACAAAATCCAGCCATTTCAAATTTGTAATTGAAGAAGCTTTGAAGAACGATATTTCTATCGAAACATCTTCAGCTTATGATATGGATATTGTGAAGTCGCTTTACACAGAAGGTAAAGTTGATAAAAATATTGAGGTGATCTGTAATGGTTTCAAAACGGATGATTATCTGGCGAAAATTTCAGATATGATCAACAGCGGTTTTGAAAATATCACTCCTATTTTAGATAATTACAGAGAGCTTGATAAGTTAACTGAAAGTATCGACACTACTTTCGATATCGGAATCAGAATTGCTTCTGAGGAAGAACCGAAATTCGAATTTTATACCTCAAGATTAGGAATCGGATATAAAGATATTATTCCTTACTATAGCCAGAAAATTGCTGAGCATCCGAATGCAAGGCTAAAAATGCTTCACTTTTTCATCAATACCGGAATCAAAGATACCGCATATTACTGGAATGAATTGTACAAATGTCTTCGTGTGTATGCACGTTTGAAGAAAATTGCTCCGGAAGTAAATTCACTGAATATCGGTGGAGGTTTCCCAATTAAAACTTCTTTGAATTTCGATTACGATTACCAATATATGGTGGAAGAAATCGTTTCTCAAATTAAAAAATTCTGTGAAGAAGAAGGAGTAGAAGAACCGAATATTTATACAGAATTTGGAAGCTTTACCGTAGGAGAAAGTGGTGCAAATCTATATAAAATTATTTCTCAGAAACGTCAGAACGACAGAGAAAAATGGAATATGATCGATTCTTCTTTCATGACAACTCTTCCAGATACTTGGGCGATTTCGAGACACTTTATTATGCTTCCGTTAAATCGTTGGGAAGATTCTTATGAAAGAGTTTTCTTAGGTGGATTGACTTGTGATTCAGATGATTATTACAACTCTGAACAGCATACCAACGCGATTTATTTGCCAGTTTTCAGCGATACGAAACCTTTGTATATAGGTTTCTTCCATACAGGAGCTTATCAGGAAACAATTGGTGGTTATGGTGGAGTTCATCACTGTTTAATGCCTCAACCGAGACATATCCTGATTCAAAAAGATGAAAATGGAGAATTCCAATATGAGATCTTTAGAGAAAGACAGGAACCTGAGGATATTTTGAAATTATTAGGATATTAA
- a CDS encoding tyrosine-protein phosphatase, which yields MKQLIKISFVIISVFCVLSCKTQDFSTPEYGISQTENQFKIKKVTNFRTVGNIKNIDGRILKEGKFYRSAHLHQLKNKSIKEFQKLGIKEIIDLRNSKEISQKPDVIPQNIDYKNYSAFEDEGDQLDQAKKLVLRGKVKGSDADQRMLDFYKTYSTENPEIIKKIIHEILDSENPVLYHCTAGKDRTGIITALILTILKFDRETTENDYLLSNNYRKQLVQKRLRLANNLHFLYPKMDLNVIEKLSWVEKDYLDASFSEIDNKYGSIDIYIHQVLGITENKRSEYIHKFTY from the coding sequence TTGAAACAATTAATAAAAATATCATTCGTCATTATCAGTGTTTTTTGTGTTTTATCCTGTAAGACACAAGATTTTTCTACACCTGAATACGGAATTTCACAAACTGAAAACCAATTTAAAATTAAAAAAGTAACCAATTTCAGAACAGTAGGGAATATTAAAAATATTGATGGCAGAATTTTAAAAGAGGGAAAGTTTTACAGAAGCGCGCATTTGCATCAACTAAAGAACAAGTCTATAAAAGAGTTTCAAAAGTTAGGAATTAAAGAAATTATTGATTTGAGAAATTCTAAAGAAATTTCACAGAAACCCGATGTAATTCCTCAAAATATTGATTATAAAAATTATTCTGCTTTTGAAGATGAAGGAGATCAACTTGATCAGGCGAAAAAGCTTGTTTTAAGAGGGAAAGTTAAAGGTTCAGATGCGGACCAAAGAATGCTTGACTTTTATAAAACTTACTCAACAGAAAATCCAGAAATCATTAAGAAAATTATTCATGAGATTTTAGATTCAGAAAATCCTGTTTTATATCACTGTACCGCAGGAAAAGACAGAACCGGAATAATAACCGCGTTGATTTTGACAATTTTGAAATTTGACAGAGAAACTACTGAAAACGATTATCTTCTGTCAAACAATTACCGAAAGCAATTAGTTCAGAAAAGACTTCGTCTTGCCAATAATCTGCATTTTTTATATCCAAAAATGGATTTGAATGTTATCGAAAAATTAAGTTGGGTTGAAAAGGACTATTTGGATGCTTCTTTTTCTGAAATTGATAATAAATACGGCTCTATCGATATTTATATTCATCAGGTTTTGGGAATTACTGAGAATAAGAGAAGCGAATATATTCATAAGTTCACGTATTGA
- a CDS encoding thiamine diphosphokinase, giving the protein MKDKALLFINGDAPQSFPDLEKYNLIACTDGAFHYLQELGFPLNKLDFISGDFDSHIGSDENVYQDKFILTLDQDKTDFHKALEIILEKGFQEVDVLGGSGGEQDHFLGNLTVAYSFKNNLNIKFYDEFSEYYFIPKNFSLKNVKNKMISLYPFPSAENITTKGLNWPLTNDSLSMISRIGTRNFAAEDEISIEYESGDLLFFVGINEIEYPEIY; this is encoded by the coding sequence ATGAAAGATAAAGCACTTCTTTTTATCAACGGTGACGCCCCGCAATCTTTCCCTGATTTAGAAAAATATAATTTAATTGCCTGTACAGATGGTGCTTTTCATTATTTGCAAGAGCTGGGTTTTCCTTTAAATAAGCTAGATTTTATTTCCGGTGATTTTGATTCTCATATTGGGTCAGACGAAAATGTGTATCAGGATAAATTTATTCTTACACTGGATCAGGATAAAACAGATTTTCATAAAGCGTTAGAAATTATTTTAGAAAAAGGATTTCAGGAGGTTGATGTTTTAGGAGGAAGTGGAGGAGAACAGGATCATTTTTTAGGAAATCTTACGGTCGCTTATTCATTTAAGAATAATTTAAACATAAAATTTTATGACGAGTTTTCTGAATATTATTTTATTCCGAAAAATTTCTCTCTGAAAAATGTGAAAAACAAGATGATTTCTCTGTATCCTTTTCCTTCAGCTGAAAATATTACGACAAAAGGGTTGAATTGGCCATTAACAAATGATAGTTTAAGCATGATCTCAAGAATTGGTACTCGGAATTTTGCAGCAGAGGATGAAATTTCTATTGAATATGAATCTGGAGATCTTTTGTTTTTTGTCGGAATTAATGAAATAGAATATCCTGAAATATATTGA
- a CDS encoding cob(I)yrinic acid a,c-diamide adenosyltransferase: MKIYTKTGDKGQTALYGGTRVSKASARVDSYGNIDELNSFIGISKSHITDEEVLKQLKKIQFDLFTVGSEAATPVDKLMLANGKSRLSLIISDTEIEELENWMDGFEDKLEPLQYFILPGGGKSATFLHAARTICRRAERSLVFLNESEEVRPELIKYLNRLSDYLFVLARYISKINNEPEEYWNPNER, translated from the coding sequence ATGAAAATATACACCAAAACAGGGGATAAAGGTCAGACCGCTTTATATGGCGGAACGAGAGTTTCAAAAGCCAGTGCAAGAGTTGACAGTTACGGAAATATTGATGAGCTGAATTCTTTTATCGGAATCTCTAAAAGCCATATCACTGATGAGGAGGTTTTAAAACAGCTGAAAAAAATCCAGTTTGATTTATTTACAGTGGGCTCAGAAGCGGCAACTCCGGTTGATAAACTGATGTTGGCTAACGGAAAGTCTCGTCTTTCCTTGATTATTTCTGATACAGAAATTGAAGAACTCGAAAATTGGATGGATGGTTTTGAAGATAAACTAGAGCCTCTTCAATACTTTATTCTTCCGGGAGGCGGAAAATCGGCGACTTTTTTACATGCTGCAAGAACGATTTGTAGAAGAGCGGAACGTTCATTGGTATTCTTAAATGAATCTGAAGAAGTGCGTCCCGAATTGATCAAATATCTGAACCGTCTTTCTGATTATCTGTTTGTTTTGGCAAGATATATCTCAAAAATCAACAACGAACCGGAAGAATACTGGAATCCGAATGAAAGATAA
- the hemB gene encoding porphobilinogen synthase, producing MIYSRNRRLRVNESMRGLVRECSLSVNDFVMPIFVMEGENKEEAIASMPGIFRRSIDLTVKECKELFSLGVKAVNLYMKVSDDLKDNTGKESWNKDGLMQNTIKAIKDAIPEMVIMPDVALDPYSIYGHDGIIENGKIINDATNDALAKMAVSHAEAGADIVAPSDMMDGRVLAIREALEESGFHDVGILSYAAKYASSFYGPFRSALDSAPKDDMEIPKDKKTYQMDFHNSREALNEVFKDVEEGADIIMIKPGLPYLDIVAKVREAIDLPIAVYNVSGEYAMLKAAAQNGWLDNDKAIIESLTCFKRAGADMIFTYAAKEAAMILNR from the coding sequence ATGATATATTCTAGAAACAGAAGACTAAGAGTGAATGAATCGATGAGAGGTTTGGTAAGAGAATGCAGTCTTTCAGTGAACGATTTTGTAATGCCTATTTTCGTCATGGAAGGTGAAAATAAAGAAGAAGCCATCGCTTCAATGCCCGGAATTTTCAGGCGAAGCATCGATCTTACGGTAAAAGAATGCAAAGAATTATTTTCTTTAGGAGTAAAGGCGGTTAATCTTTATATGAAAGTTTCAGATGATTTAAAGGATAATACCGGAAAAGAATCGTGGAATAAAGATGGTTTAATGCAAAATACTATTAAGGCAATTAAAGACGCTATTCCTGAAATGGTGATTATGCCTGATGTAGCTTTAGATCCTTACTCAATTTACGGTCACGACGGAATCATAGAAAACGGAAAAATCATCAATGATGCTACCAATGATGCGCTTGCAAAAATGGCTGTGTCACATGCTGAAGCCGGAGCTGACATTGTGGCACCGAGTGATATGATGGATGGCAGAGTTTTAGCAATTCGTGAAGCTTTGGAAGAAAGCGGATTTCATGATGTGGGAATTCTAAGTTACGCGGCAAAATATGCAAGTTCTTTTTACGGGCCATTCAGAAGTGCTTTAGACAGCGCACCAAAAGATGATATGGAAATTCCGAAAGATAAAAAAACCTATCAGATGGATTTTCATAATTCCCGTGAAGCGTTGAATGAAGTTTTCAAAGATGTGGAAGAAGGTGCAGATATTATTATGATCAAACCAGGACTTCCGTATTTGGATATTGTCGCAAAAGTGCGTGAAGCAATTGATTTGCCGATTGCAGTTTATAATGTAAGCGGAGAATATGCAATGCTGAAAGCAGCTGCTCAAAATGGCTGGCTGGATAATGATAAAGCAATCATTGAAAGTTTAACTTGCTTCAAAAGAGCAGGAGCAGACATGATTTTCACATACGCAGCAAAAGAAGCTGCAATGATTTTAAACAGGTAA
- a CDS encoding T9SS type A sorting domain-containing protein has protein sequence MKKLLLLFIFFGASIMFSDNLKAQIKEPTSTNQKSDDGVLTAYPNPAKDFLMVKAKDASLKIKNVTFYSILGTQVASYNVNSNNTEINIQRLKPGKYLIRYILSDNTQKVTQIVKQ, from the coding sequence ATGAAAAAACTTTTACTTTTATTTATATTTTTTGGCGCTTCTATCATGTTTTCTGACAATTTGAAAGCACAAATAAAAGAGCCAACCTCCACAAATCAAAAATCTGATGACGGTGTGCTTACAGCATATCCGAATCCTGCTAAAGATTTTTTGATGGTGAAAGCTAAAGATGCTTCATTAAAAATAAAGAATGTTACTTTTTATTCTATACTAGGAACCCAGGTTGCTAGCTACAATGTAAACAGTAACAATACTGAAATTAATATTCAGAGATTGAAACCCGGAAAGTATCTGATACGATATATTCTAAGTGACAATACACAGAAAGTTACTCAAATAGTAAAACAATAA
- a CDS encoding ABC transporter ATP-binding protein, with protein MLKAEQITKTYNAGKKTALDDFSIHVPKGSIYGLLGPNGAGKTSFIRIINQITQADSGNVFINGEKLNPNHIKDIGYMPEERGLYKNMSVGDQILYFGELKGMTKNDALNEAKKWFDKLNIDQWWKKKLSELSKGMAQKIQFVVTVLHRPHLLILDEPFSGFDPVNANLIKDQIIELKNNGTTIILSTHRMESVEEMCDYVALINNSKKIIDGRVFDVREKFKKNIFGITLSEVNDDQFDQFKDKYGIFNMTNENNLVSFDLKNEADQNNILLDLVNVGKVRSFDERIPSMNEVFINAVSNHS; from the coding sequence ATGCTAAAAGCTGAACAAATTACTAAAACCTACAATGCCGGAAAAAAGACCGCATTAGACGATTTTAGCATACACGTTCCGAAAGGAAGTATTTACGGTCTTCTAGGGCCAAACGGAGCAGGAAAAACTTCATTCATCCGAATAATCAATCAGATTACACAAGCCGATTCTGGGAACGTTTTCATTAACGGAGAAAAACTGAATCCGAATCATATTAAAGACATCGGCTACATGCCGGAAGAACGTGGTCTTTATAAAAACATGAGCGTTGGAGATCAGATTCTTTACTTCGGTGAACTGAAAGGAATGACAAAAAATGATGCCCTGAATGAAGCAAAAAAATGGTTTGATAAACTCAATATCGATCAGTGGTGGAAGAAAAAACTGTCTGAACTGTCGAAAGGGATGGCTCAGAAAATACAGTTTGTTGTAACGGTTCTTCACAGACCCCATCTTTTAATTTTGGATGAACCGTTTTCAGGTTTTGACCCGGTGAATGCCAATTTAATTAAAGATCAGATCATCGAACTTAAAAATAACGGAACCACTATTATTCTTTCTACACACAGAATGGAAAGTGTAGAAGAAATGTGCGATTACGTAGCGTTGATCAATAATTCTAAAAAGATAATTGACGGAAGAGTTTTTGATGTTCGAGAAAAATTCAAGAAAAACATTTTTGGAATTACTTTATCTGAAGTCAACGATGACCAGTTTGATCAGTTTAAAGACAAGTATGGAATTTTCAACATGACTAATGAAAACAATTTGGTTTCTTTTGATCTGAAAAACGAAGCAGATCAGAATAATATTCTTTTAGATTTGGTCAATGTAGGAAAAGTAAGATCTTTCGACGAAAGAATTCCGAGCATGAATGAAGTATTTATCAATGCG